Genomic DNA from Brenneria izadpanahii:
CAATCGATCCTGAAGAGGCGATTCGCCGTGCGGCAACCATTCTGGCTGAACAACTTGAAGCTTTTGTTGACCTGCGTGATGTGCGTCAACCAGAAGTTAAAGAAGAGAAACCAGAGTTCGATCCGATCCTGCTGCGCCCTGTTGACGATCTGGAATTGACTGTCCGCTCTGCTAACTGCCTCAAGGCAGAAGCTATCCACTACATCGGTGATCTGGTACAGCGTACCGAGGTTGAGCTGTTGAAAACGCCTAACCTGGGTAAAAAATCTCTTACTGAGATTAAAGATGTGCTGGCTTCACGTGGTTTGTCTCTGGGCATGCGTCTGGAAAACTGGCCACCGGCAAGCATTGCTGATGAGTAACCAGATCACAGGTTAAGGTTTTACTGAGAAGGATAAGGTCATGCGCCATCGTAAGAGTGGTCGTCAACTGAACCGTAACAGCAGCCATCGTCAGGCTATGTTCCGTAACATGGCTGGTTCTTTGGTTCGTCATGAGATTATCAAGACGACCCTGCCAAAAGCAAAAGAGCTGCGTCGTGTTGTTGAACCGCTGATTACTCTTGCCAAGACCGACAGCGTTGCTAATCGTCGTCTGGCATTCGCCCGTACTCGTGATAACGAGATCGTGGCAAAACTGTTTAATGAACTGGGCCCGCGTTTCGCGAGCCGTGCCGGTGGTTACACTCGTATTCTGAAGTGTGGCTTCCGTGCTGGTGACAATGCGCCGATGGCATACATCGAGCTCGTTGATCGCTCAGCTTCTCAGACAGAAGAAGTTGCTACTGCAGAGTAATCTGCAATCGCATAAAAAAACCGGGGAAACCCGGTTTTTTTATGTCTGAAATACGGCTAACCTTTATCGGAGTGACACTACTTCAGAGGTTATTATGTGGTTAATTGATGAATTAGTTGAACGCCATATTGCGCAAGCTCAGGAAGAGGGGGCTTTTGATAACCTCCCCGGGGCTGGTCAGCCATTAGCCTTGGACGATGATAGCGCCGTACCGCCGGAGCTGAGAGTCGCTTATCGGTTATTAAAAAACGCCGGTTGCCTTCCGGTTGAGTTGGAAGAACGCAGAGAAGCATTACAACTAGCCGATCTGCTGGAAAATATCTCCCGGCAGTCTCCTGAGTATGAATCTGTTTCCCGCCGTTTTCGCCTGCTTGAGCTGAGTCTGCAACAGCGAGGCGTTAATACGGATTTTTTGCGCGGTGAGTACGCAGACTCTTTGAAAAAAACCTTTAAAACGCAGGATTAATTCTGCGAACTGTCTATATCGCAGGCTGATTCTCATCTATACTCTTCCCGCTTTAATTTTGTCATCCTGATTATGAGAGGTAAGTATGGCCGTATATCGTCATAAGCGAGGGAAAATCCAGGACAATGCTATTGAGGCGTTGTTATCTGACCCGCTGTTTCGCCAACGAGTGGAAGTGAACAGTAAAGGAAAAGGAAGCTATCGCAGAAAGGACAAACATGTAAAGAAGGGAAACTGGGAGGCCAGTGGTAAGCAATTCATTGATTATTTACCTCTGGCCTTCTGATTTCGAGAGTTATTACTCTGACGTCAGAAACAACGTTGATG
This window encodes:
- the rplQ gene encoding 50S ribosomal protein L17 — encoded protein: MRHRKSGRQLNRNSSHRQAMFRNMAGSLVRHEIIKTTLPKAKELRRVVEPLITLAKTDSVANRRLAFARTRDNEIVAKLFNELGPRFASRAGGYTRILKCGFRAGDNAPMAYIELVDRSASQTEEVATAE
- a CDS encoding DUF1992 domain-containing protein; amino-acid sequence: MWLIDELVERHIAQAQEEGAFDNLPGAGQPLALDDDSAVPPELRVAYRLLKNAGCLPVELEERREALQLADLLENISRQSPEYESVSRRFRLLELSLQQRGVNTDFLRGEYADSLKKTFKTQD
- a CDS encoding alternative ribosome-rescue factor A codes for the protein MAVYRHKRGKIQDNAIEALLSDPLFRQRVEVNSKGKGSYRRKDKHVKKGNWEASGKQFIDYLPLAF